The Vibrio sp. SNU_ST1 genome has a segment encoding these proteins:
- the mfd gene encoding transcription-repair coupling factor, translating into MTKQSIFTLPKLKGAGDKKHIGNLVGSSLALTIAKLAEQHNGHTLLAVPDPQIALKLQSEIEQFTVHEVALFPDWETLPYDSFSPHQEIISDRIARLYALPTLKDGITIVPISTLLQRQSPRDFLLQHTLMVKTGDLYSLEKLRLQLEKSGYRYVDQVFGPGEYASRGSILDLFPMGSKDPYRIDFFDDEIDTIRTFDPENQRSIEDISEIRLLPAHEFPTSETAIEDFRIRWRQQFDARREPESVYMQVSKGTWPAGIEYWQPLFFDHTETLFDYVTDEAQLLILGDVETAVDSFLTDVAHRYEQRGVDPLRPLLKPEQLWLKKDELFAHFKQKPQVILSLESIEEKAGRTNLPVVSLPDLSVQHQNKEPLSNLRKFTESFDGKVIFSVESEGRREALSELLRGIKVRPNEVENLDAAIKGKDKFTLTLGSAEHGFVHEEQNIALICESDLLGDRVVQRRKKDKKSVNSDTVIRHLAELKPGQPVVHIDHGIGRYIGLQTLEAGGMKTEYVTLEYQNDAKLYVPVASLNLIGRYSGGAEDSAPLHKLGGEAWQKARKRAAEKVRDVAAELLDVYAKRELKPGYKFELDRGQYATFKSGFPFEETDDQAMAINAVMSDMCQAKAMDRLVCGDVGFGKTEVAMRAAFVCTDNSKQVAVLVPTTLLAQQHFENFRDRFANLPIRVEVLSRFKSAKEQKLIMQDVADGKVDILVGTHKLLSSDLQFKDLGLLVVDEEHRFGVRQKEKVKAMRADVDILTLTATPIPRTLNMAMSGMRDLSIIATPPARRLAIKTFVRESDDAIVREAVLREIMRGGQVYFLHNQVDTIEKTAESLQKLIPEARVTVAHGQMRERELERIMNDFYHQRFNLLVCTTIIETGIDVPTANTILMDRADNLGLAQLHQLRGRVGRSHHQAYAYLLTPPPKAMTKDAVKRLDAIASLEDLGAGFTLATHDLEIRGAGELLGDEQSGQIQSVGFTLYMEMLEQAVEALKEGREPSLDDLLREQTEIEMRLPALLPDDYIPDINTRLSTYKRIASVSDTDELAELKVELIDRFGLLPDATKNLLSVSELKLAAASIKAKKIEAHDKGGFLEFYPDADINPTYLVKLLQSQPQKFSMEGPTKFKFTIPLVDRRKRIQFVSDLLGEFRQNLLPSA; encoded by the coding sequence ATGACAAAACAATCCATTTTTACACTACCTAAGCTCAAAGGTGCCGGTGACAAAAAGCACATCGGCAACTTAGTTGGTTCATCTCTCGCGCTTACTATCGCTAAACTTGCGGAGCAGCATAACGGCCATACTTTACTTGCAGTGCCTGATCCTCAGATCGCACTCAAGCTTCAATCTGAGATTGAACAGTTTACGGTACATGAAGTTGCGTTATTTCCTGACTGGGAAACGCTGCCATACGATAGCTTCTCGCCGCACCAAGAGATCATTTCAGATCGTATCGCACGCCTTTACGCACTGCCAACGCTAAAAGATGGCATCACGATCGTTCCGATCAGCACGTTATTGCAACGCCAGTCACCGCGCGACTTCTTACTACAACACACGTTAATGGTGAAAACAGGCGATCTCTATTCACTAGAGAAATTACGCCTGCAACTCGAAAAGTCGGGCTATCGCTATGTTGACCAAGTGTTTGGCCCGGGTGAATACGCAAGCCGTGGTTCTATTCTCGACCTGTTCCCAATGGGTAGTAAAGACCCGTATCGTATCGACTTCTTCGATGACGAGATCGACACCATCCGTACTTTCGATCCTGAAAACCAGCGCTCTATCGAAGATATCTCAGAGATTCGCCTGCTACCTGCTCACGAATTCCCAACCTCAGAAACGGCGATTGAAGATTTCCGTATTCGTTGGCGCCAACAGTTTGATGCGCGCCGTGAACCAGAATCGGTTTATATGCAGGTTTCTAAAGGCACATGGCCTGCTGGTATTGAGTATTGGCAACCGCTGTTCTTCGATCACACCGAAACCTTGTTTGATTATGTTACCGATGAAGCGCAACTCCTGATTCTGGGTGATGTCGAGACTGCAGTAGATTCATTCCTAACAGATGTTGCTCATCGATACGAACAGCGCGGTGTTGATCCATTACGACCACTGCTGAAACCTGAACAACTGTGGCTAAAGAAAGACGAACTGTTCGCACACTTCAAACAAAAGCCACAGGTCATTCTGAGCTTAGAATCAATTGAAGAAAAAGCCGGACGTACCAACCTTCCGGTTGTGTCTCTGCCTGATCTCAGCGTTCAACATCAGAATAAAGAGCCTTTGTCTAACCTAAGAAAATTCACTGAATCCTTCGACGGCAAAGTGATCTTTTCGGTTGAGTCTGAAGGCCGCCGTGAAGCACTGAGTGAATTGCTTCGAGGCATCAAAGTTCGTCCAAACGAAGTTGAAAACCTCGACGCGGCGATTAAAGGTAAAGATAAGTTCACCCTGACCCTAGGTTCTGCTGAGCATGGCTTTGTCCACGAAGAGCAAAACATCGCCCTCATCTGTGAAAGTGATCTCTTGGGTGATCGCGTTGTTCAGCGTCGTAAAAAAGATAAGAAAAGCGTAAACAGCGACACCGTAATCCGTCACTTAGCGGAACTTAAACCGGGTCAACCCGTTGTGCACATAGACCACGGTATTGGTCGCTACATCGGCCTGCAAACCCTAGAAGCGGGTGGTATGAAAACCGAATACGTAACACTTGAGTATCAAAACGATGCCAAGCTCTACGTACCAGTTGCATCTCTGAACTTAATTGGCCGCTACTCTGGTGGCGCTGAAGATTCCGCACCGCTACACAAACTTGGCGGTGAAGCCTGGCAGAAAGCTCGTAAGCGCGCCGCAGAGAAAGTCCGTGACGTTGCAGCCGAACTGCTCGATGTTTACGCCAAGCGTGAACTTAAGCCGGGTTACAAATTTGAGCTCGATCGTGGCCAGTACGCAACCTTCAAATCTGGCTTCCCGTTTGAAGAAACCGATGACCAAGCGATGGCAATTAATGCGGTAATGTCTGATATGTGCCAAGCAAAAGCCATGGACCGCTTGGTGTGTGGTGATGTTGGTTTTGGTAAAACAGAAGTCGCAATGCGTGCCGCGTTCGTGTGTACCGATAACAGCAAACAAGTGGCCGTGTTAGTACCGACAACGTTACTTGCTCAGCAACACTTTGAAAACTTCCGCGACCGTTTCGCCAACTTGCCGATTCGTGTCGAAGTACTGTCGCGATTTAAGTCGGCTAAAGAACAAAAATTGATCATGCAAGATGTTGCCGACGGTAAAGTCGACATCTTGGTGGGTACTCACAAGTTACTTTCAAGTGACCTTCAATTTAAAGACCTTGGCCTATTAGTTGTCGATGAAGAACACCGCTTTGGTGTACGTCAGAAAGAAAAAGTGAAAGCAATGCGTGCGGATGTCGATATCCTAACGCTCACCGCGACGCCAATTCCACGGACATTGAACATGGCAATGAGCGGCATGCGTGACTTGTCAATCATCGCAACACCACCAGCACGACGCTTAGCAATAAAGACCTTTGTCCGTGAGAGTGATGACGCGATCGTCAGAGAAGCGGTACTTCGCGAAATCATGCGTGGTGGTCAAGTTTACTTCTTACACAACCAAGTCGACACGATTGAAAAGACGGCTGAGTCACTACAGAAACTGATTCCAGAAGCGCGTGTCACCGTGGCTCATGGCCAGATGCGAGAGCGCGAACTAGAACGCATCATGAATGACTTCTACCACCAGCGTTTTAACTTGCTAGTGTGTACAACCATCATCGAAACCGGTATCGACGTACCAACAGCCAATACCATCTTAATGGACAGAGCCGATAACCTTGGTTTAGCACAGTTGCACCAATTGCGTGGGCGTGTGGGTCGATCTCACCACCAAGCTTATGCCTATCTGCTAACACCTCCCCCGAAAGCAATGACCAAAGATGCGGTTAAGCGATTAGATGCCATAGCTTCACTTGAAGACTTAGGTGCAGGCTTTACACTAGCAACCCATGACTTAGAGATTCGTGGTGCGGGTGAACTACTCGGTGATGAACAGAGTGGTCAAATCCAGTCGGTTGGCTTTACCCTTTACATGGAGATGCTAGAACAAGCGGTTGAGGCATTGAAAGAGGGTCGAGAACCATCGCTTGATGACCTACTGCGTGAACAAACTGAAATTGAAATGCGCTTACCCGCGCTATTGCCTGATGACTACATCCCAGACATCAATACACGTTTGTCTACTTATAAGCGTATTGCGAGTGTGAGTGACACGGACGAATTGGCAGAGTTGAAAGTCGAGCTGATTGATCGCTTCGGCCTCCTGCCGGATGCTACCAAGAACTTGTTGTCAGTTTCAGAGCTAAAATTAGCCGCGGCGTCTATCAAAGCGAAGAAAATTGAGGCTCATGATAAAGGTGGATTCTTAGAATTCTACCCGGATGCTGACATAAACCCGACCTACCTTGTTAAACTGTTGCAATCTCAACCGCAAAAGTTTTCAATGGAAGGACCAACAAAGTTCAAGTTTACGATACCATTGGTCGACAGACGGAAACGAATTCAATTTGTTAGTGATTTATTGGGCGAATTCAGACAGAACTTGCTGCCTTCGGCATAA
- the ycfP gene encoding alpha/beta hydrolase YcfP, producing the protein MIIYLHGFDSTSPGNHEKILQLQFIDDDVRFINYSTLHPKHDMQHLLKEVHKVIEQSDDPHPIICGVGLGGFWSERIGFLCGIKQVVFNPNLHPENNMVGRIDRPEEYEDIATKCVAQYRMKNKGRCLVVLSREDEIHDNTKTASALEDYYEVVWDEKESHKFKKISQHLQAMKAFKNA; encoded by the coding sequence ATGATTATCTATCTACACGGCTTCGACTCAACAAGCCCGGGCAATCACGAAAAAATACTGCAGTTGCAATTCATTGATGATGACGTTCGTTTCATCAACTACAGTACTTTGCATCCAAAACACGATATGCAGCATTTGCTAAAAGAAGTGCATAAAGTGATAGAGCAATCCGATGATCCACATCCAATCATTTGTGGTGTAGGTTTGGGTGGTTTTTGGTCTGAGCGTATTGGTTTCTTATGCGGGATTAAGCAGGTGGTGTTCAACCCTAATCTGCACCCTGAGAACAACATGGTAGGTCGAATTGATCGCCCAGAAGAGTACGAAGACATCGCGACTAAGTGTGTCGCTCAGTATCGCATGAAGAACAAAGGACGCTGTTTAGTAGTACTTTCTCGTGAAGATGAAATTCATGACAATACGAAAACAGCTTCTGCTCTAGAAGATTACTACGAAGTTGTCTGGGACGAAAAAGAGAGTCATAAGTTCAAAAAGATCTCTCAACACTTGCAGGCAATGAAGGCGTTTAAAAACGCTTAA
- a CDS encoding GNAT family N-acetyltransferase, whose product MSPDFQINTQHLNLKIIEASDAQEFSQLVKSSPSLLPWVDWCHDEFSIVEAEKFILATRLNWVKADAFGFGIFEQKSEKLVGMVAINELYHTFNMASLGYWVGDQFQRKGIAKEAMLALFEFCFAMLKLTRLEIVCDTENLPSQKLIEKCGAEREAIAKNRFIFNGKPKDGVVYSVLPPLS is encoded by the coding sequence ATGAGCCCTGACTTTCAAATAAATACTCAACACCTCAACCTCAAAATCATTGAAGCCTCAGACGCCCAAGAGTTTTCTCAGCTGGTTAAGTCCTCTCCGAGCTTACTGCCTTGGGTCGACTGGTGTCATGACGAGTTTTCTATCGTCGAAGCCGAAAAATTCATTCTGGCGACTCGCTTAAACTGGGTCAAAGCCGATGCGTTTGGCTTTGGTATCTTCGAACAAAAAAGTGAAAAATTAGTCGGTATGGTGGCCATAAATGAGCTTTACCACACCTTTAATATGGCCAGTTTAGGTTATTGGGTGGGTGATCAATTTCAGAGAAAAGGGATAGCGAAAGAAGCAATGCTTGCCCTATTTGAATTTTGCTTCGCAATGCTCAAGTTGACGCGTTTGGAGATTGTCTGCGATACAGAAAACCTACCCAGTCAGAAGCTGATCGAGAAATGTGGCGCTGAACGTGAAGCCATTGCAAAGAATCGTTTTATCTTTAACGGTAAACCGAAAGATGGCGTGGTTTATTCTGTGTTACCTCCATTATCTTAA
- a CDS encoding YcfL family protein: MKKWLVSLAAVMALAGCADNTAGVRVDSQTQNVFFGDKVLGSRLQVEDIRTDLVDGHTRGIVRLNSNYKGDQHILYRFYWYDDAGLEVNLKQGPWKQAIVRGFESISLSEVSVNPKATQFRVQFREQ, translated from the coding sequence ATGAAAAAGTGGTTAGTGAGCTTAGCAGCGGTTATGGCTCTGGCTGGTTGTGCTGATAATACAGCTGGCGTAAGGGTAGATAGTCAAACTCAGAACGTTTTCTTTGGTGATAAGGTATTGGGCAGCCGCTTACAGGTTGAAGATATCCGTACTGATCTTGTCGACGGTCATACGCGAGGAATCGTGCGTTTAAACAGTAACTATAAAGGCGATCAACATATCCTTTATCGCTTTTACTGGTACGACGATGCTGGTCTTGAGGTCAACCTAAAGCAAGGCCCTTGGAAGCAAGCGATTGTTCGTGGCTTTGAAAGCATTTCGTTATCGGAAGTGTCGGTAAATCCGAAAGCGACTCAGTTCAGAGTTCAGTTCAGAGAGCAGTAA
- a CDS encoding phosphotransferase — protein MAIFSWSEAKLLDTSLSSLDGYFSEPPIRAQTLTGGLTNRCWKLVLADGTAYVWRPITPITKAFFISRHEEYQVLSTIERLDIGPSPIVVNEQGLLVEWIAGETLYEGLELDDLLKTLISVHLVNTARLPLQSFSFTTRVDHYWLQLDAVHKTETCTKIYQEWRAAPSVTNVDLSLCHFDLGGYNLVRNSDGIKIIDWEYAALADPRLDLTLTIAVTGVQATEAVEKYCQLRGIHDVQPWLDGVEAWLPRSQMMAMLWYLLAHQLWGDDSYLREAEALSHTLCSYDHV, from the coding sequence ATGGCGATTTTTTCTTGGTCTGAAGCAAAGCTTCTTGATACCAGTTTGAGTTCTCTTGATGGTTACTTTTCTGAGCCTCCAATCAGAGCGCAGACGTTGACTGGCGGTTTGACCAATCGGTGTTGGAAATTGGTTTTAGCCGATGGCACCGCGTATGTTTGGCGTCCAATTACACCCATCACGAAAGCGTTCTTCATATCTCGCCATGAAGAGTATCAAGTATTGTCTACGATTGAACGCCTAGATATCGGCCCAAGTCCGATAGTGGTCAATGAGCAAGGCTTATTGGTTGAATGGATCGCGGGTGAGACGCTGTACGAAGGACTAGAGCTAGATGATTTACTGAAGACGCTGATCTCGGTACATTTGGTTAATACTGCGCGATTACCACTGCAATCATTCAGTTTCACAACGCGAGTCGACCACTATTGGCTGCAGCTTGATGCGGTTCATAAGACTGAAACCTGCACTAAGATTTATCAAGAGTGGCGCGCGGCCCCGAGTGTTACTAATGTCGACCTGTCTTTGTGCCATTTTGATTTAGGTGGTTATAACCTAGTGAGAAACAGTGACGGTATTAAGATTATCGACTGGGAATACGCTGCGCTAGCAGACCCTAGGCTAGATTTAACTTTGACCATTGCGGTTACTGGAGTGCAGGCCACTGAAGCGGTTGAGAAGTACTGTCAGCTGCGAGGTATCCATGATGTTCAGCCTTGGCTAGATGGTGTAGAAGCGTGGTTACCAAGAAGCCAAATGATGGCGATGCTGTGGTATTTACTTGCTCATCAGCTATGGGGCGATGACAGTTATTTGCGTGAAGCAGAGGCTCTTAGTCACACTTTATGTAGCTATGATCACGTTTAG
- a CDS encoding COG3014 family protein — protein sequence MKHQFRFASIALLSALTAGCANMSAGSLFSHYSAQNKEIYQAVKSGDYSTAQQELPDYVAGDILDNFEKGRINLLDQKYPESKSSLELADQAVKDQQSKAVISVSDSATSVGALAVNDNITEYVPADYELGFLHLYLGLNYLKKNDLEGAVIEMRRANQVQEQAKKQREAELESAASDAKSQGLSANVGSILANYPDAGKKLQSVQNAYLMFLSGLLYEASNDLNSAYVDYRRALAVMPDNQEIIDRTMATAARLGMRQDLAKLEKRYKLSPKLGASEGRVIVLQEQSAVQAMDSWRLDLPIYDSRDQGAIYSLALPYYPSQSVERFSALRISGQPLSEHLITDVNAMAQNDLSERMTSIVIRQALRVVAKDRIRKEATQGNDVGNILFNVWNAFTEQPDTRSWQSLPAEIKTSTFVANSGQYTLEAGGKMYDFDIREGQTTLVWISRQGNNATMWHKQLGRL from the coding sequence GTGAAGCACCAGTTTAGATTCGCTTCCATTGCCCTGTTATCGGCGTTGACAGCGGGTTGTGCGAATATGTCGGCAGGGAGCCTGTTCAGTCATTACAGCGCGCAAAACAAAGAAATTTACCAAGCCGTCAAGTCTGGGGATTATTCAACGGCTCAACAAGAGTTACCAGATTACGTAGCAGGTGACATTCTTGATAACTTTGAAAAAGGTAGAATTAATCTACTGGATCAAAAATATCCTGAGAGTAAATCGTCGCTCGAACTGGCTGATCAGGCAGTAAAAGATCAGCAAAGTAAAGCGGTGATCTCTGTATCAGACAGTGCAACCAGTGTCGGCGCGTTGGCTGTGAATGACAATATTACCGAGTATGTGCCAGCCGATTATGAGTTGGGCTTTCTGCATTTATATCTTGGTTTGAATTATTTAAAGAAAAACGATTTAGAAGGTGCGGTGATCGAAATGCGTCGCGCTAACCAAGTTCAGGAGCAAGCAAAGAAACAACGTGAAGCTGAGTTAGAAAGTGCTGCTAGCGACGCAAAATCTCAAGGGTTGTCTGCCAACGTGGGTAGTATTCTTGCGAATTATCCTGATGCGGGTAAAAAGCTGCAATCTGTGCAAAATGCGTATCTGATGTTTTTGTCTGGCTTGCTTTATGAAGCATCTAACGATCTGAATAGCGCTTATGTGGACTATCGACGTGCTTTGGCTGTCATGCCAGATAACCAAGAAATCATTGATAGAACCATGGCAACAGCAGCTCGTTTAGGCATGCGACAAGATCTAGCAAAACTGGAGAAGCGCTACAAACTGTCACCTAAGTTAGGGGCAAGTGAAGGGCGAGTGATTGTGCTTCAAGAGCAAAGTGCAGTTCAAGCGATGGACAGTTGGCGATTAGATTTACCTATTTATGACAGTCGCGATCAGGGCGCAATATACTCTCTGGCGCTGCCATATTATCCGAGCCAAAGCGTAGAACGCTTTTCTGCGCTACGAATCAGCGGGCAACCGTTGTCTGAGCATTTGATTACGGATGTGAATGCGATGGCGCAGAATGATTTATCTGAACGTATGACGAGCATTGTTATTCGCCAAGCGTTACGTGTTGTCGCGAAAGACCGCATCCGTAAAGAAGCAACTCAAGGTAACGATGTCGGTAACATTTTGTTCAATGTCTGGAATGCATTCACGGAACAACCAGACACTCGAAGCTGGCAATCTTTACCTGCGGAAATAAAGACCAGCACGTTTGTAGCAAACAGTGGTCAATATACGTTAGAAGCGGGTGGTAAAATGTATGACTTTGATATTCGAGAAGGGCAGACCACTTTGGTGTGGATTTCTCGACAAGGAAACAATGCAACAATGTGGCATAAACAGCTAGGGAGGCTGTAA
- a CDS encoding NAD(P)/FAD-dependent oxidoreductase, with the protein MTKIIVVGGGAGGLELATKLGRTLGRKKRAQITLVDRKASHLWKPLLHEVATGSLDEGVDALSYRAHAKNHCFDFQMGSLNDIDRERKVIALSELTDEHGELLMPSRELEYDILVMALGSTSNDFNTPGVRDNCIFLDSPEQAHRFRTEMNNQFLKLHAKNGQGTVDIAIVGAGATGVELSAELHNAVKELRTYGFGDLDSSKLNVNLVEAGERILPALPPRISSAAHSELTKLGVNVRTNTMVTQADSDGLTTKDGEKIPAQIMVWAAGIKAPDFMKDIGGLETNRINQLVVKNTLQTTLDDNIFAIGDLAQCTQADGSFVPPRAQAAHQMASCAFSNIIAKLNGRDLKDYIYKDKGSLVSLSRFSTVGSLMGNLTKGSMMVEGRIARVVYISLYRMHQMALHGLIKTSLMMLVGRINRVLRPNLKLH; encoded by the coding sequence GTGACAAAAATTATCGTAGTAGGCGGCGGTGCTGGTGGTTTAGAGCTAGCAACTAAGCTAGGCCGCACTTTAGGTCGTAAGAAACGTGCCCAGATTACTCTGGTAGACCGTAAAGCAAGCCACCTATGGAAACCATTGCTTCATGAAGTAGCCACTGGCTCATTGGATGAAGGTGTTGACGCGCTAAGCTACCGCGCACACGCAAAAAACCATTGCTTTGATTTCCAAATGGGCAGCCTGAACGATATCGATCGTGAACGTAAAGTGATTGCGTTGAGCGAGTTGACTGATGAGCACGGTGAGTTGCTGATGCCAAGCCGTGAACTTGAATACGACATTCTTGTGATGGCGTTAGGTTCAACGTCAAACGACTTCAATACCCCAGGCGTTCGTGACAACTGTATTTTCCTAGATAGCCCAGAGCAAGCACATCGTTTCCGTACAGAGATGAACAATCAGTTCTTAAAGCTTCATGCTAAGAATGGTCAAGGTACGGTAGACATCGCGATTGTTGGTGCGGGTGCTACTGGTGTTGAACTGTCTGCTGAGCTTCACAACGCTGTGAAAGAGCTTCGTACATACGGTTTTGGCGACCTAGATTCAAGCAAGCTTAACGTAAACCTTGTTGAAGCGGGCGAACGTATTCTGCCAGCTCTACCACCTCGTATTTCTAGCGCAGCACATTCAGAGCTAACTAAGCTAGGTGTAAACGTTCGTACTAATACTATGGTGACTCAGGCAGATTCTGACGGCCTAACGACTAAAGATGGTGAGAAGATCCCAGCACAGATCATGGTATGGGCTGCTGGAATTAAAGCGCCAGATTTCATGAAAGATATCGGTGGTCTTGAGACCAACCGTATCAACCAGTTGGTTGTCAAAAACACGCTGCAAACTACGCTTGATGACAACATCTTTGCTATCGGTGATTTGGCGCAATGTACACAAGCGGATGGTTCGTTTGTTCCACCACGTGCGCAAGCGGCTCACCAAATGGCAAGCTGCGCATTTAGCAACATCATCGCTAAGCTGAACGGTCGTGACCTGAAAGACTACATCTACAAAGATAAAGGTTCACTGGTTTCACTAAGCCGTTTCTCTACAGTAGGTAGCTTGATGGGTAACCTGACTAAAGGCTCAATGATGGTTGAGGGACGTATTGCTCGTGTGGTTTACATCTCTTTGTACCGCATGCACCAGATGGCACTTCACGGCTTAATCAAAACATCACTGATGATGTTGGTTGGTCGTATTAACCGTGTCCTTCGTCCGAACCTAAAGCTTCACTAA
- a CDS encoding peptidoglycan binding protein CsiV: MKRLIPLLLLFVSLPSLAQRQFDIEVIIFKRAVDAEKVNESWPNTQPKISLERVGSFQDTQYRAKKGVQMLPYSEYQLTPQKDKLKKHAGFEVLMHTAWRQGDQGKSSAPVFHIQAGKDFSKDFNADGSEKGTVTAVNTDGFKEETIDKPLYELDGKLQIYVQHYLYAETTLDLKAPSVREVTLQEQQIELDSPVSGAESNVQVGNLTEISPTVEVEEFLKSYRMDQKRRMRSTETHYLDHPLLGMVIQVRRVAQ, encoded by the coding sequence ATGAAAAGACTGATCCCACTGCTACTATTGTTCGTCTCACTGCCAAGTTTGGCGCAGAGACAATTTGATATAGAAGTGATCATTTTTAAGCGTGCTGTTGATGCAGAAAAAGTGAATGAATCTTGGCCTAACACACAGCCTAAGATTTCACTTGAGCGCGTTGGTTCATTTCAAGACACCCAATACCGAGCAAAGAAAGGCGTACAAATGCTGCCTTACTCGGAGTACCAATTAACGCCTCAGAAAGATAAGCTAAAAAAACACGCAGGCTTCGAAGTTCTGATGCATACGGCTTGGCGTCAAGGCGACCAAGGCAAGAGCTCAGCACCGGTTTTTCATATTCAGGCCGGCAAAGACTTCTCTAAAGACTTCAATGCTGATGGCTCAGAAAAAGGGACAGTAACAGCAGTAAATACTGATGGCTTCAAAGAAGAGACCATAGATAAGCCGCTCTATGAATTAGACGGCAAGCTACAAATCTACGTTCAGCACTACCTCTACGCTGAAACAACATTGGATTTAAAAGCGCCAAGCGTTCGTGAAGTAACTCTTCAAGAGCAACAAATCGAGTTAGATTCACCAGTAAGTGGCGCCGAAAGCAATGTTCAAGTGGGCAATCTAACGGAGATTTCTCCGACGGTTGAAGTCGAAGAGTTCCTTAAGAGCTACCGCATGGACCAAAAACGTCGTATGCGCAGTACTGAGACTCACTACCTTGACCACCCGCTTCTTGGAATGGTTATTCAAGTTCGACGTGTAGCGCAGTAA
- the lpoB gene encoding penicillin-binding protein activator LpoB yields the protein MKKSVIALLGLAVILGGCSNKVSYGDAQSVETTTIDFGSTDLQTIAGEMVDSMMASGSVSYITREQRPIVFVERIKNKTSEHIDTESITDTISTKMLNSGKFRFVDMDRVESVREQLNFQNNDELVNQSSAIQFGKMVGAQYMLYGNLSSIVKKAGSDEDVYYKMTMRLMDLESGLIEWADETEIRKQQSKSLLGF from the coding sequence ATGAAAAAGAGTGTCATTGCGCTACTAGGTTTAGCGGTTATTTTAGGCGGTTGTTCAAACAAGGTAAGCTACGGTGATGCACAATCAGTAGAAACCACGACAATCGATTTCGGTTCAACTGACCTTCAAACGATTGCGGGTGAAATGGTCGATAGCATGATGGCGTCTGGTTCTGTGTCTTACATTACTCGTGAACAACGTCCAATCGTGTTCGTAGAGCGAATCAAGAACAAAACAAGTGAGCACATCGATACTGAGTCAATCACTGATACCATCAGTACTAAAATGCTGAACTCTGGTAAGTTCCGTTTCGTTGATATGGACCGTGTAGAGTCTGTTCGTGAACAATTGAACTTCCAAAATAACGATGAGCTTGTAAATCAAAGTTCAGCAATCCAATTTGGTAAAATGGTTGGTGCTCAGTACATGTTGTACGGCAACCTATCAAGCATCGTTAAGAAAGCGGGCAGCGACGAAGACGTATACTACAAAATGACCATGCGCCTAATGGATCTTGAGTCTGGCTTGATTGAGTGGGCTGACGAGACTGAAATCCGTAAGCAACAATCTAAGAGCTTACTGGGCTTTTAA
- the hinT gene encoding purine nucleoside phosphoramidase: MAEETIFSKIINKEIPADLLYQDDLVTAFRDINPRAPSHILIIPNKLIPTTNDVEAEDEAMMGRMFTVARKLAKEEGIAEDGYRLIVNCNSHGGQEVYHIHMHLVGGRPLGPLLMS, encoded by the coding sequence ATGGCTGAAGAAACCATTTTTAGTAAGATCATCAATAAAGAAATTCCAGCTGATTTGCTATACCAAGACGATTTAGTAACCGCATTTCGCGATATTAACCCTCGTGCTCCTAGTCATATTCTAATTATTCCTAACAAGCTGATTCCAACAACGAATGATGTTGAAGCGGAAGATGAAGCAATGATGGGACGTATGTTTACTGTTGCTCGTAAGTTAGCAAAAGAAGAAGGCATTGCAGAAGACGGCTATCGTCTTATTGTGAATTGCAATTCTCACGGTGGCCAAGAGGTTTACCATATTCACATGCATTTGGTTGGTGGTCGCCCGCTTGGCCCGCTTTTAATGAGTTAA